One region of Dehalococcoidia bacterium genomic DNA includes:
- a CDS encoding NAD(P)H-dependent oxidoreductase subunit E: protein MKDQITAIIKKYGGDSSQLVSILQDLQAEYNYLPRTVLDKLSKKLDIPQSHVYSMATFFRAFSLEERGKHICNVCQGTACHVRGADLILESIERQLDIKRGQTTKDRGFTLETVNCMGCCATGPVVKIDDEFFGHMTNDKVEPMLNKFKA from the coding sequence ATGAAAGATCAAATAACGGCGATTATCAAGAAATACGGCGGCGACAGCAGCCAGCTGGTATCCATACTGCAGGACCTCCAGGCGGAGTACAACTACCTGCCCCGCACGGTGCTGGATAAGCTGAGCAAAAAGCTGGACATACCGCAGAGCCATGTCTACAGCATGGCGACTTTCTTCAGGGCTTTCAGCCTAGAGGAAAGGGGCAAACACATCTGCAACGTTTGCCAGGGCACGGCCTGCCATGTGCGCGGCGCCGACCTGATACTGGAATCCATTGAACGCCAGCTGGATATCAAACGCGGCCAGACCACTAAGGACCGCGGATTTACCCTGGAAACTGTGAACTGCATGGGTTGCTGCGCCACCGGCCCTGTGGTCAAGATCGATGATGAGTTCTTCGGGCATATGACCAATGACAAGGTCGAGCCCATGTTGAATAAATTTAAAGCGTAA
- the porB gene encoding pyruvate synthase subunit PorB, which yields METLSIYVPKLVTRGEYIASGHRACSGCGEVLAVRYVCKALGRNTIISNATGCMEIISSPLPESAWEVPWIHTLFENASAVASGIESGLKALKRKHGYTKEVKVVAMGGDGGTADIGLQSLSGALERGHDFLYVCYDNEAYMNTGIQRSSETPFGASTTTAPAGKKSMGQHTWKKNMPAIAAAHNIPYVATSCSSYPFDIMSKVEKAVKIKGPSYIHILSVCPTGWRCPSRQTIKVGRLAVETGIFPMYEIENGQYKLNIDLPKLRPVEDYLKVQGRYRHLTKESIAEIQVRVIEEYNKVRQLAGLKKIK from the coding sequence GTGGAAACTCTCAGCATTTATGTCCCCAAACTGGTCACCAGAGGTGAGTATATCGCCTCCGGTCACCGGGCCTGCTCGGGGTGTGGTGAAGTGCTGGCCGTGCGTTACGTGTGCAAAGCGCTGGGTCGCAACACCATTATCTCCAATGCCACAGGCTGTATGGAGATCATCTCGTCGCCGTTGCCTGAGTCAGCGTGGGAGGTCCCCTGGATCCATACCCTCTTTGAGAATGCCTCGGCCGTGGCCTCGGGTATCGAATCCGGCCTTAAGGCACTCAAGCGCAAGCACGGGTATACCAAGGAAGTTAAGGTCGTGGCCATGGGGGGCGACGGTGGGACGGCGGATATCGGCCTGCAATCGCTCTCGGGCGCTCTTGAAAGGGGACATGATTTCCTCTATGTCTGCTATGACAACGAAGCCTATATGAATACCGGCATACAGCGCTCCAGCGAGACTCCCTTCGGCGCCTCAACCACAACCGCGCCGGCGGGCAAGAAGAGCATGGGACAGCATACCTGGAAGAAGAATATGCCCGCCATAGCCGCGGCCCATAACATACCCTATGTGGCAACTTCCTGCTCAAGCTATCCATTTGACATAATGTCCAAGGTTGAAAAGGCGGTTAAGATCAAGGGGCCGTCCTACATCCATATCCTTTCCGTCTGTCCCACCGGCTGGCGCTGTCCCTCCAGACAGACCATTAAAGTCGGCCGGCTGGCGGTTGAGACGGGCATCTTCCCTATGTACGAGATCGAGAACGGCCAGTACAAGTTGAATATCGACCTGCCCAAACTCAGGCCGGTAGAAGACTACCTGAAAGTGCAGGGCCGCTACCGCCACCTGACCAAAGAGAGTATCGCCGAAATACAGGTCAGGGTAATCGAGGAGTACAACAAGGTCCGGCAGCTTGCAGGTCTGAAGAAGATAAAATGA